A stretch of the Rosa rugosa chromosome 5, drRosRugo1.1, whole genome shotgun sequence genome encodes the following:
- the LOC133713144 gene encoding zinc finger protein 2, producing MDFQTPNTSLHLSQPNNHHHQLNLDLVLDHLSSSSSALSSSSTLSVPPVADQITRRVFSCNYCQRKFFSWQALGGHQNAHKLERTLAKKSRDQLSSAIGPHHGGSLNQRPGSSSPPRLAGLAHAGRFGAHIMNCGYRPAENVEEEIGHLDLSLRL from the coding sequence ATGGATTTCCAGACCCCAAATACTTCTCTTCATCTAAGCCAACCCAACAACCATCATCATCAGCTGAACTTGGATCTTGTTCTTGACCATTTATCATCATCTTCCTCTGCCTTATCGTCCTCATCAACTCTCAGTGTTCCGCCTGTAGCGGATCAAATAACCCGGCGCGTATTTTCTTGCAACTATTGCCAGAGAAAGTTCTTCAGTTGGCAGGCACTCGGAGGCCACCAAAATGCTCACAAGCTGGAGCGCACGTTAGCCAAGAAAAGCAGGGACCAGCTAAGCTCCGCCATCGGACCTCATCACGGTGGCAGCTTGAACCAACGGCCAGGATCGAGCTCCCCGCCACGTCTTGCCGGATTAGCACATGCTGGTAGGTTTGGAGCTCATATCATGAACTGTGGATATAGGCCTGCAGAAAATGTTGAGGAGGAGATTGGCCACCTTGATTTGTCTTTAAGGCTTTGA